A single genomic interval of Rhododendron vialii isolate Sample 1 chromosome 3a, ASM3025357v1 harbors:
- the LOC131321115 gene encoding uncharacterized protein LOC131321115, producing the protein MDTTKILLCRYVSQVLVVRISGGIRLEHALRKICDRWNNLCIGSFSLSYVLDGSDCELDNEESFDNMLYLYPTTDRIDAKVEVIKYCSGQTVGSISNGGTLGSISNGVEVGSSSGAVAVVKREEPLEEFCRHAETRYLTTGWANLIYEVGQVFTGGVKEFRATLQRYAIENGFMYDLVKNDKYRVTAKCSISSCGWYVHAILDRSSREFWIKKLVNEHGCGSTYRTNKHKRVTSSLVASEVTSMVQKKNNTSPMDLLDLFLDKYGLDLSYHHAWLGVEKARGEIFGDYESSFDKLRWYVEAAKIANPGSLLKLEVDPVSKEFSRLFVSFNACITGFNHCQPFLCLDGTHLKGRFKGCLLAATGKDADQGLFPLAFAIVNAENDCNWLWFLRILKTILSTRPITFISDRNHGLVSNIPTVSPDCHHAYCLYHLQFNLKDHFPGRFRKGYRNRLVKLFNAIAYAPSVSAYMICEAKFYEHGGDKAKTFIASVPKQHWTNAYFQGHRYGEMSSSAIESFNNWILDARLMPIMSLVEELRSKIMIQMSRRREEASRWVSQICPDMDAKLAKRIDKGRSWRVYKSKTGLYEVKSVPAVLVNLEEGTCSCGAWQYNGFLCAHAATVLVKTCGAEGSLAGYIDPFYHVEAYRLTYQDNIHPILAMDIPDFTQGSTRVIKAPKNRRQAGRPCVKRIRSRGEEQSSARPMKCARCHKLSHHNRRTCKGATDD; encoded by the exons atggatacaaccaaaataTTGCTGTGTAGGTATGTATCGCAGGTTCTTGTTGTGAGGATATCTGGTGGCATTCGATTGGAGCATGCTTTAAGAAAGATTTGTGATAGATGGAACAACTTATGCATTGGTAGTTTCTCATTGTCATATGTGTTGGATGGGAGTGATTGTGAGCTTGACAATGAAGAATCTTTTGATAATATGTTGTATTTGTATCCTACTACTGATAGAATAGATGCTAAGGTTGAGGTGATTAAATATTGTAGTGGACAAACGGTTGGAAGTATTAGTAATGGAGGAACACTTGGAAGTATTAGTAATGGAGTAGAAGTTGGTAGTTCTAGTGGTGCTGTCGCTGTTGTTAAAAGAGAAGAAcctttggaggaattttgtcgCCATGCTGAAACTAGGTACTTGACAACGGGTTGGGCCAACTTGATATATGAGGTTGGGCAAGTATTTACTGGTGGTGTGAAGGAGTTTAGGGCAACTTTGCAGCGATATGCTATTGAAAATGGTTTTATGTATGATCTTGTTAAAAATGACAAGTATCGTGTGACTGCAAAGTGTTCGATTTCTAGCTGTGGATGGTATGTGCATGCCATTTTGGATCGCTCAAGCAGAGAGTTTTGGATTAAGAAACTGGTAAACGAGCATGGTTGTGGTTCAACCTATCGAACGAATAAACATAAACGGGTGACATCTAGTTTAGTTGCTAGTGAGGTTACTAGTATGGTTCAGAAAAAGAATAACACATCACCTATGGATCTGTTGGATTTGTTTCTGGACAAGTACGGTTTGGATTTATCATACCACCATGCATGGTTAGGAGTGGAAAAGGCTAGGGGGGAAATATTTGGAGACTATGAAAGTTCATTTGATAAGTTGAGGTGGTACGTTGAAGCTGCCAAAATTGCAAATCCAGGGAGCTTATTAAAGCTTGAAGTTGATCCTGTCAGCAAGGAATTCTCGAGGCTCTTTGTGTCGTTCAATGCATGTATCACAGGGTTTAATCATTGTCAACCATTCCTTTGCCTTGATGGGACACATCTCAAAGGCAGATTCAAGGGGTGTCTTCTTGCTGCCACAGGAAAAGATGCAGATCAAG GTTTATTTCCCCTGGCGTTTGCTATTGTGAATGCAGAAAATGATTGTAATTGGTTGTGGTTTCTTCGGATTTTAAAGACTATCTTGTCTACACGGCCTATTACTTTCATTAGTGATCGCAACCATGGTCTCGTGAGTAACATACCAACTGTTTCTCCTGATTGTCATCATGCTTACTGTTTGTATCATCTTCAATTCAATTTGAAGGATCACTTCCCTGGACGGTTTCGAAAGGGTTATCGAAATAGGTTGGTTAAATTGTTTAATGCTATCGCTTATGCTCCATCGGTATCAGCTTATATGATATGTGAGGCTAAGTTCTACGAGCATGGGGGAGATAAGGCCAAGACGTTTATTGCAAGTGTTCCAAAACAACATTGGACTAATGCTTATTTTCAAGGGCATCGATACGGAGAGATGAGTTCTAGTGCTATTGAGTCCTTCAATAACTGGATACTTGATGCACGGCTTATGCCGATAATGAGTTTAGTTGAAGAGTTGAGGTCCAAAATTATGATTCAAATGTCGCGTAGAAGAGAAGAAGCATCGCGTTGGGTTTCTCAGATTTGTCCAGACATGGATGCAAAGTTAGCTAAGAGGATTGACAAGGGGAGGTCGTGGAGGGTTTATAAATCAAAAACCGGCTTGTATGAGGTGAAATCTGTACCTGCTGTTCTAGTAAATCTTGAGGAAGGGACATGTTCTTGTGGAGCCTGGCAATACAATGGTTTCTTATGTGCTCATGCCGCAACGGTGTTAGTCAAGACTTGTGGAGCGGAGGGATCCTTGGCTGGTTACATTGATCCGTTTTATCATGTTGAGGCATATCGGCTCACATATCAAGATAATATCCATCCAATTCTAGCTATGGATATTCCTGACTTCACACAAGGAAGTACTCGGGTTATCAAAGCTCCAAAAAATAGGAGGCAAGCTGGAAGACCTTGCGTAAAGCGCATTCGTTCTAGGGGTGAAGAACAATCCTCTGCTAGGCCAATGAAATGTGCGAGGTGCCATAAGCTTTCTCACCACAATCGCAGGACATGCAAAGGGGCTACGGATGATTGA
- the LOC131321116 gene encoding uncharacterized protein LOC131321116, whose amino-acid sequence MPNYVSQVSDTKLQETDKEQKIYSDLGSEQECGEIEPLELEVEKVRMSVDGESPQQAKGSREARVEKGADEGNGQGLDDFNTPSNPSLEVDSPRYKSTMVHDSIGLESREEARVEKGAAQLKQDVTSENGQGLDDFNTPSNPSLEVDSPRYKSTMVHDSIGLESREDHLSRTDSGSTLVPNTYNEISLDNICGTILHQSKKDAIAVIDELNKRIEILEKEKKSMENEILELHEEKQKTLQHQMEEIEILKRELEEKDLYISKLCKKNEALEKLYKQYEEQVQHYETHELTQGYNVETERQVHQVTQKATFDTIKELREERDQLEGELINIKVHEVTQQVRAEKVLQISKKKSPPSKFKRVKERDDRKTNFCENYVYGKLKRKSPQVEFVDVDDLQETSLANQVRKPKKKLKDLKKCNTEMSKLIRGETWLAIEQLWKTGNSSAVIWSSEADMLHIEVEDIQNLLFEDAISNRCLDAYVNELMKNHSDVVPKFDLNTPVPKSFIFSSFFLDTIRNKEQNKVKAMLGKVMRKSVGARFLIFPILIQFHWTLLVLDKDEGRWKFYNSLKRRSAKDEHCSATILLRQVVAAYVNIDQREPCRRSITNEVEIQQNCPQQPMGRKC is encoded by the exons ATGCCAAATTATGTTTCACAGGTAAGTGATACCAAGTTACAAGAAACAGATAAAGAACAAAAGATCTACAGCGATCTTGGAAGTGAACAAGAATGTGGAGAAATAGAACCTCTTGAACTGGAGGTTGAAAAAGTAAGAATGAGTGTTGATGGTGAATCTCCTCAACAAGCTAAAGGTTCTAGAGAAGCAAGGGTTGAAAAAGGGGCAGATGAAGGAAATGGACAAGGGCTAGatgattttaacactccctCCAACCCGTCATTGGAAGTTGATTCACCAAGGTACAAGTCCACTATGGTGCATGACAGCATTGGCCTTGAATCACGAGAAGAAGCAAGGGTTGAAAAAGGGGCAGCACAACTCAAACAAGATGTCACATCAGAAAATGGACAAGGGCTAGatgattttaacactccctCCAACCCTTCATTGGAAGTTGATTCGCCAAGGTACAAGTCCACTATGGTGCATGACAGCATTGGCCTTGAATCACGAGAGGATCATTTGTCACGAACAGATTCCGGTTCAACATTAGTTCCAAATACCTATAATGAGATATCGTTGGATAATATTTGTGGAACAATATTGCACCAATCAAAAAAGGATGCAATTGCAGTTATTGATGAACTGAACAAAAGGATTGAAATCttggagaaggaaaagaagagcatGGAGAATGAAATCTTGGAACTTCatgaagaaaagcaaaaaactcTTCAACATCAAATGGAGGAAATTGAAATTCTGAAGCGGGAACTTGAAGAGAAGGATTTATACATCTCCAAATTATGCAAGAAAAACGAAGCCCTTGAAAAACTCTACAAGCAGTATGAGGAACAAGTTCAACATTATGAAACACATGAGTTAACACAAGGATATAATGTTGAAACGGAAAGACAAGTGCATCAAGTGACACAGAAGGCCACATTTGACACTATAAAGGAACTGCGGGAAGAGAGAGATCAGTTGGAGGGGGAATTGATAAACATTAAAGTTCATGAAGTGACACAACAAGTAAGGGCTGAaaaagtgcttcaaatttcaaagaagAAAAGTCCACCGTCAAAGTTTAAGAGAGTGAAAGAAAGAGATGATAGGAAGACAAATTTCTGCGAGAACTATGTGTATGGAAAGTTAAAGAGGAAAAGTCCACAAGTAGAGTTTGTTGATGTAGACGACTTGCAAGAAACTTCTTTGGCAAATCAAGTGCGAAAGCCAAAAAAGAAACTGAAGGACTTGAAGAAGTGCAATACTGAGATGTCAAAACTCATTCGTGGAGAAACTTGGTTGGCAATTGAACAACTTTGGAAGACAGGAAATTCTAG TGCTGTAATATGGAGTTCCGAAGCTGACATGCTACACATTGAAGTTGAAGACATACAAAACCTGTTGTTTGAAGATGCAATATCTAACCGG tgtCTAGATGCATATGTAAATGAGCTCATGAAAAACCATTCTGACGTTGTGCCGAAGTTTGACTTGAATACTCCAGTACCGAAATCATTCATCTTCAGCAGCTTCTTCCTG GACACGATCCGAAACAAAGAGCAAAACAAAGTGAAGGCAATGCTTGGAAAAGTAATGAGAAAATCTGTAGGGGcaagatttcttatttttccaaTACTCATTCAATTCCATTGGACATTGCTTGTTCTTGATAAAGATGAAGGACGTTGGAAGTTCTACAACTCTCTTAAACGTAGAAGTGCAAAAGATGAACATTGTAGTGCAACAATACTCTTG agGCAAGTTGTTGCGGCATATGTCAACATTGACCAAAGAGAACCCTGCAGAAGAAGTATTACTAATGAAGTGGAGATTCAGCAAAACTGCCCCCAACAACCAATGGGAAGGAAA TGTTGA